A single genomic interval of Bradyrhizobium sp. AZCC 1693 harbors:
- a CDS encoding DUF2182 domain-containing protein, with translation MTGTSALEQTLRHDRLIVAIGIATVVAFSWGYLIAGAGIDMSMADMPMDPEPWSPDQALVMFAMWWVMMIAMMVPSAAPMVLLFAAIKRKQETADSPVISSWLFLAGYLVIWAGFSLVAVSVQWGLEQAGLLSGMMASTSNLLAGMILLAAGLYQLTPIKRACLRYCQSPVLFLSEYWQPGAMGALRMGFRHGAYCVGCCWFLMALLFVAGVMNLAWIAAVAIYVAFERLLPRSEWLGRAAGVGLIVAGGVVLARAFGATAFASL, from the coding sequence ATGACGGGCACTTCAGCGCTTGAACAGACCCTGCGACACGATCGCCTGATCGTGGCAATCGGAATAGCCACAGTGGTTGCGTTCTCCTGGGGCTATCTGATTGCCGGCGCCGGCATCGACATGAGCATGGCCGACATGCCGATGGACCCTGAGCCGTGGTCGCCGGACCAGGCATTGGTCATGTTCGCGATGTGGTGGGTGATGATGATCGCGATGATGGTTCCCAGCGCCGCGCCCATGGTCCTGCTGTTCGCCGCCATCAAGCGCAAGCAAGAGACCGCGGACAGTCCCGTTATCTCAAGCTGGCTGTTTCTCGCTGGCTATCTCGTGATCTGGGCAGGTTTTAGCCTCGTCGCGGTCTCGGTGCAGTGGGGACTCGAACAGGCCGGGTTGCTGTCCGGCATGATGGCGAGCACCAGCAATTTGCTCGCCGGGATGATCCTGCTTGCCGCCGGGCTCTATCAACTGACGCCGATCAAGCGCGCCTGCCTGCGCTACTGCCAGAGCCCGGTGCTGTTTCTCTCTGAATACTGGCAACCGGGCGCCATGGGCGCGTTGCGCATGGGCTTTCGGCACGGCGCTTACTGCGTCGGCTGCTGCTGGTTCCTGATGGCGCTGCTCTTCGTTGCCGGCGTCATGAACCTCGCCTGGATCGCTGCCGTCGCGATCTATGTCGCCTTCGAGAGGCTGCTGCCGCGCAGCGAATGGCTTGGCCGCGCCGCGGGCGTGGGCTTGATCGTGGCTGGCGGCGTGGTGCTTGCGCGCGCTTTCGGTGCCACGGCCTTCGCGTCTCTGTAG
- a CDS encoding sigma 54-interacting transcriptional regulator produces MDLALGSTAPPQDVELRATAFEFAVEPTLLLDPHADLILDANPAACTLLGYDRALLRQTKVSALHSGQLPALIVFTQAVLDKGAYWTNALTPRHATGQTLSLEYAGSLVPGDGRSLVLLTMSDLDARRRRYVDAAAEDHMRGGIATWQRVERVFQDIERENQLILRAAGEGIYGVNAEGKTTFVNPAAERMLGWGAEELVGKEIHPIVHHTHHDGRHYPDHDCPIYAAFRDGAVHQVEGEVFWRKDGTPVWVEYTSTPIRDRGVVVGAVIVFRDVSQRREADEKLHAALAEVDRLRERLELENAYLQEEIRIETNPRGIIGQSEAIQKTLRQVKLVAPTSAAVMISGESGTGKELIARAIHEASSRRDRPLIRVNCAAIPRELFESEFFGHIRGAFTGAMRDRIGRFELADGGTLFLDEVGEIPLELQGKLLRVLQEGNFERVGEERTRAVDVRLIAATNRDLKQEVQRGRFREDLYFRLNVFPVESVPLRERREDIPLLAQHFLTRESKALKSELRLSEGDARRLSRYDWPGNVRELQNVIERAAILAQNGRLRIDLPDSSGAQPAPGSARVKADARPAVLTASEMRAHERANILAALAACTGKVFGPGGAAEMLDVKPTTLASRIKALGITQRPPR; encoded by the coding sequence ATGGATCTTGCCCTCGGTTCAACCGCCCCGCCGCAGGACGTCGAACTGCGCGCCACAGCGTTCGAGTTCGCAGTCGAGCCAACGCTGCTGCTCGATCCCCATGCCGACCTGATCCTCGATGCCAATCCGGCCGCCTGCACCCTGCTCGGCTACGACCGCGCGCTGCTGCGACAAACCAAGGTCAGCGCGCTGCATAGCGGACAATTGCCGGCGCTGATCGTGTTCACGCAGGCCGTGCTCGACAAGGGCGCGTACTGGACCAACGCACTGACGCCGCGCCACGCCACCGGGCAAACGCTCAGCCTCGAATATGCCGGCTCGCTTGTGCCGGGTGACGGCCGCTCGCTGGTGCTGCTCACCATGAGCGACCTCGACGCGCGCCGCCGCCGCTATGTCGATGCGGCGGCCGAAGATCACATGCGCGGCGGGATCGCGACCTGGCAGCGGGTCGAGCGGGTGTTCCAGGATATCGAACGCGAAAACCAGTTGATCCTGCGCGCCGCCGGCGAAGGCATTTATGGCGTCAACGCAGAGGGCAAGACCACCTTCGTCAATCCGGCGGCGGAGCGCATGCTGGGCTGGGGCGCGGAAGAGCTGGTCGGAAAGGAAATCCACCCGATCGTTCATCACACCCATCATGACGGGCGGCACTATCCCGATCATGACTGCCCGATCTACGCGGCGTTTCGTGACGGCGCCGTGCACCAGGTCGAGGGCGAGGTGTTCTGGCGCAAGGACGGCACGCCGGTCTGGGTCGAATACACCTCGACGCCGATCCGCGACCGCGGCGTCGTCGTTGGCGCGGTCATCGTGTTCCGCGACGTCAGCCAAAGGCGCGAGGCCGACGAAAAGCTGCATGCGGCACTCGCCGAAGTCGATCGCCTGCGCGAGCGGTTGGAGCTGGAAAACGCCTATTTGCAGGAAGAAATCCGGATCGAGACCAACCCGCGCGGCATCATCGGCCAGAGCGAGGCGATCCAGAAGACGTTGCGCCAGGTCAAGCTGGTGGCGCCGACCTCGGCAGCCGTGATGATTTCAGGCGAATCCGGCACCGGCAAGGAACTGATCGCGCGCGCCATCCACGAGGCCAGCAGCCGCCGCGACCGCCCGCTGATCCGGGTCAACTGCGCGGCGATCCCGCGCGAACTCTTTGAAAGCGAGTTCTTCGGCCATATCAGAGGCGCCTTCACCGGCGCCATGCGCGACCGCATCGGCCGCTTCGAACTCGCCGACGGCGGCACGCTGTTTCTCGACGAGGTCGGCGAAATTCCGCTGGAGCTGCAAGGCAAGCTGTTGCGCGTGCTGCAGGAGGGCAATTTCGAACGCGTCGGCGAAGAGCGCACCCGCGCCGTCGACGTTCGCCTGATCGCCGCCACCAACCGCGATCTCAAGCAGGAGGTGCAGCGCGGAAGGTTTCGCGAAGACCTCTATTTCCGGCTCAACGTCTTTCCGGTGGAATCCGTGCCGCTGCGCGAGCGGCGCGAGGACATTCCGCTCTTGGCGCAGCACTTTTTGACGCGCGAGAGCAAGGCGCTGAAATCCGAGCTTCGATTGTCGGAAGGCGATGCGCGCAGGCTTTCGCGCTACGACTGGCCCGGCAACGTCCGCGAACTGCAGAACGTCATCGAACGCGCGGCGATCCTCGCGCAGAACGGCCGGCTGCGCATCGACCTCCCCGATTCATCCGGCGCTCAGCCCGCCCCCGGCTCGGCGCGCGTGAAGGCCGACGCCCGTCCGGCTGTTTTGACCGCCTCCGAAATGCGCGCCCACGAGCGCGCCAATATTCTCGCCGCGCTTGCGGCCTGCACCGGCAAGGTGTTCGGCCCTGGCGGTGCTGCGGAAATGCTCGATGTCAAGCCGACCACGCTGGCGTCGCGCATCAAGGCGCTGGGGATAACCCAACGTCCGCCGCGTTAG
- a CDS encoding CmpA/NrtA family ABC transporter substrate-binding protein, translated as MSTFDNPFDPNRRLRAGGCSCGQHVSEAEHQAAQLQIQSATESEQKRYEGVVASAVMRAMFPQDVARRAFLKSVGAATAVAAVSQFFPLRTATEAFAQGGPLEKKDLKVGFIPITCATPIIMAAPMGFYAKNGLNVEVIKTAGWAVIRDKTINKEYDAAHMLSPMPLAITMGAGSNPLPYTMPAVENINGQAITLAMKHKDRRDPKSWKGFKFAVPFDYSMHNYLLRYYLAEHGIDPDTDVQIRAVPPPEMVANLRADNIDGFLGPDPMNQRAVFDGAGFIHILTKDIWEGHPCCAFAASKEFITAMPNTYGALLKSIIEATAFAHKAENRKQIAEAIAPANYLNQPQIVLEQILTGTFADGLGNIVKQPNRVDFDPFPWQSFAVWIMTQMKRWGQIKGDIDYAGIASQVYLATDATRLMKDAGLTPPTTTTKSFSVMGKTFDPAKPEEYLASFKIRKAS; from the coding sequence ATGTCTACCTTCGACAACCCATTCGATCCCAACCGCCGTCTTCGTGCCGGTGGCTGCAGTTGCGGCCAGCATGTCAGCGAAGCCGAGCACCAGGCCGCCCAACTGCAGATCCAGTCCGCCACCGAGAGCGAGCAAAAGCGCTACGAAGGCGTGGTCGCCTCCGCCGTGATGCGCGCGATGTTTCCGCAGGACGTCGCGCGGCGCGCGTTTCTGAAATCGGTGGGCGCAGCGACGGCGGTAGCCGCCGTGTCGCAATTCTTTCCGCTCAGAACCGCGACCGAAGCCTTCGCGCAAGGCGGGCCGCTCGAGAAGAAAGACCTCAAGGTCGGCTTCATCCCGATCACTTGCGCCACGCCGATCATCATGGCGGCGCCGATGGGCTTCTATGCCAAGAACGGCCTGAACGTCGAAGTCATCAAGACTGCCGGCTGGGCGGTCATCCGCGACAAGACCATCAACAAGGAATATGACGCGGCCCACATGCTGTCGCCGATGCCGCTCGCCATCACCATGGGCGCCGGCTCCAATCCGCTGCCCTACACCATGCCTGCGGTCGAGAACATCAACGGCCAGGCGATTACGCTGGCGATGAAGCACAAGGACAGGCGCGACCCGAAGAGCTGGAAGGGTTTCAAGTTCGCGGTGCCGTTCGACTATTCGATGCACAATTACCTGCTGCGCTACTATCTCGCCGAGCACGGCATCGATCCCGATACCGACGTGCAGATCCGCGCCGTGCCGCCGCCGGAAATGGTCGCCAACCTGCGCGCCGACAACATCGACGGCTTCCTCGGGCCCGATCCGATGAACCAGCGTGCGGTGTTCGACGGCGCAGGCTTTATCCACATCCTCACCAAGGATATCTGGGAAGGCCATCCGTGCTGCGCCTTCGCCGCGTCGAAGGAATTCATCACGGCGATGCCGAACACCTATGGCGCGCTGCTCAAATCGATCATCGAGGCGACCGCGTTCGCGCACAAGGCGGAAAACCGCAAGCAGATCGCGGAGGCGATCGCGCCGGCGAATTATCTCAATCAGCCGCAGATCGTGCTGGAGCAGATCTTGACCGGCACCTTCGCCGACGGTCTCGGCAACATCGTCAAGCAGCCGAACCGCGTCGATTTCGATCCGTTCCCGTGGCAGTCCTTCGCGGTCTGGATCATGACCCAGATGAAGCGCTGGGGGCAGATCAAGGGCGACATCGACTACGCCGGCATCGCTTCGCAGGTCTATCTCGCCACCGACGCCACGCGGCTGATGAAAGATGCCGGCCTGACGCCGCCGACAACGACGACCAAAAGTTTTTCGGTGATGGGCAAGACGTTCGATCCGGCCAAGCCGGAGGAATATCTCGCAAGCTTCAAGATCAGGAAGGCGTCGTGA
- the ntrB gene encoding nitrate ABC transporter permease, producing MTSSLRFRAAVVSIVLFAAFLGIWHLATRGTGATAAMSPEYAKLMGLTATQGKSAMPGPADVGAKLWEHLRQPFYDNGPNDKGLGIQLGYSIARVGLGYFLAVIVAIPLGFLIGMSPLISKAIDPFIQILKPISPLAWMPLALYTIKDSSISAIFVIFICSVWPMLLNTAFGVAAVRKEWINVARTLEVGTVRRAFTVILPAAAPTILTGMRISIGIAWLVIVAAEMLVGGTGIGYFVWNEWNNLSITNVIIAILLIGIVGMLLDQILARFTRMVTFPE from the coding sequence ATGACATCATCCCTTCGCTTCCGCGCAGCCGTCGTTTCGATCGTGCTGTTCGCCGCGTTTCTCGGCATCTGGCATCTCGCGACGCGCGGCACTGGCGCGACCGCGGCGATGAGCCCGGAATACGCAAAATTGATGGGTCTGACGGCAACGCAGGGCAAATCGGCGATGCCGGGCCCAGCAGATGTCGGCGCCAAATTGTGGGAGCACCTCAGGCAGCCGTTTTACGACAACGGGCCGAACGACAAGGGGCTCGGCATCCAGCTCGGCTATTCCATCGCCCGCGTCGGCCTCGGTTATTTCCTCGCCGTCATTGTTGCGATCCCGCTCGGCTTCCTGATCGGCATGTCGCCGTTGATCAGCAAGGCGATCGACCCGTTCATCCAAATCCTCAAGCCGATCTCGCCGCTCGCCTGGATGCCGCTGGCGCTCTACACCATCAAGGATTCCTCGATCTCGGCGATTTTTGTCATTTTCATCTGCTCGGTCTGGCCGATGCTGCTCAATACCGCGTTCGGCGTTGCCGCGGTGCGCAAGGAATGGATCAATGTCGCGCGCACACTGGAGGTCGGCACCGTCAGGCGCGCCTTCACGGTGATCCTGCCGGCGGCGGCGCCGACGATCCTCACCGGCATGCGGATTTCGATCGGCATCGCCTGGCTGGTGATCGTCGCGGCCGAGATGCTGGTCGGCGGCACCGGCATTGGCTACTTCGTCTGGAACGAGTGGAACAACCTCTCGATCACCAACGTCATCATCGCGATTCTGCTGATCGGGATCGTCGGCATGCTGCTCGACCAGATCCTGGCGCGGTTCACGCGCATGGTCACGTTTCCGGAATAG
- a CDS encoding ABC transporter ATP-binding protein produces MTDKFISIEGIARRYPGVDGATTAVFENLWLSMGRGEFGCVIGHSGCGKTTVLNILAGLDQPSEGAVIVDGQAIEGTSLDRAVIFQSHALLPWRTVLGNVAYAVTSKWRNWDRSRVQAHAQKFIDLVGLTGSEHKRPSELSGGMKQRVGIARALSITPKIMLMDEPFSALDALTRGTLQDEVRRICLETGQTAFMITHDVDEAIYLADKIFLMTNGPGAVLAEIVENPLPKDRGRIDLHRHPLYYALRNHIVDFLVSRSKTFTATMTDHDPRNVPTVRPGKPELIITSAGEDSIEASWPSLSRPSTSS; encoded by the coding sequence ATGACCGACAAATTCATTTCCATCGAAGGCATCGCGCGGCGTTATCCCGGTGTGGATGGCGCTACGACCGCCGTGTTCGAGAACCTGTGGCTGTCGATGGGCCGCGGCGAATTCGGCTGCGTGATCGGTCACTCCGGCTGCGGCAAGACGACGGTGCTGAATATTCTCGCCGGTCTCGATCAGCCGAGCGAGGGCGCCGTCATCGTCGACGGGCAGGCGATCGAGGGCACCAGCCTCGACCGTGCGGTGATCTTCCAGAGCCACGCGTTGCTGCCGTGGCGCACCGTGCTCGGCAACGTCGCCTATGCCGTGACCTCGAAATGGCGCAACTGGGACCGCTCACGCGTGCAGGCGCATGCGCAGAAATTTATCGACCTCGTGGGCTTAACCGGCTCCGAGCACAAGCGTCCGTCGGAGCTGTCAGGCGGCATGAAGCAGCGCGTCGGCATTGCGCGCGCGCTCTCGATCACGCCAAAAATCATGCTGATGGACGAGCCGTTCTCGGCGCTGGACGCGCTGACGCGCGGCACGCTGCAGGACGAGGTGCGGCGCATCTGCCTGGAGACCGGACAGACCGCGTTCATGATTACCCATGACGTCGATGAGGCGATCTATCTCGCCGACAAGATTTTCCTGATGACCAACGGCCCGGGCGCCGTGCTGGCCGAGATCGTGGAAAATCCGCTGCCGAAGGACCGCGGCCGCATCGATCTGCACCGCCATCCGCTCTACTACGCGCTGCGCAATCACATCGTCGATTTCCTGGTCAGCCGCAGCAAGACGTTTACCGCGACGATGACGGATCACGATCCGCGCAATGTGCCGACCGTGCGGCCGGGCAAACCCGAACTCATCATTACGTCGGCAGGCGAGGATTCAATAGAGGCGTCATGGCCGAGCTTGTCCCGGCCATCCACGTCTTCCTAA
- the cynS gene encoding cyanase yields the protein MKREDLTEKLLDIKREKGWSWKHICEKIGGYSEVLITGAILGQMKLTKPQAANAGELFGLSKSEIAMLNEVPMRGTGTPMPPTDPLIYRFYELVMVNGPAWKALIEEEYGDGIMSAIDFDMVMERLPNPKGDRVKITMSGKFLPYKYYGASGNVPEYGFKEG from the coding sequence ATGAAACGCGAAGACCTCACCGAAAAGCTGCTCGACATCAAGCGCGAGAAGGGCTGGAGCTGGAAACACATCTGCGAAAAGATCGGCGGCTATTCGGAGGTGCTGATAACAGGCGCCATTCTCGGCCAGATGAAATTGACAAAACCGCAGGCCGCCAATGCCGGCGAGTTGTTCGGGCTTTCGAAATCCGAAATCGCCATGCTCAACGAAGTTCCGATGCGCGGCACTGGAACGCCGATGCCGCCGACCGATCCCTTGATCTATCGCTTCTACGAACTGGTGATGGTCAACGGCCCGGCATGGAAGGCGCTGATCGAGGAAGAGTATGGCGACGGCATCATGTCGGCGATCGACTTCGACATGGTGATGGAGCGCCTGCCCAATCCCAAGGGCGACCGCGTCAAGATCACGATGTCGGGCAAATTCCTGCCGTACAAATATTACGGCGCGAGCGGGAATGTGCCGGAGTACGGGTTCAAGGAGGGGTGA
- a CDS encoding isocitrate lyase/PEP mutase family protein yields MRTQMEKAEAFRALHARPGAFIIPNPWDAGTAKLLAAMGFEALATTSLGLANTLGSATVSLDAIIENCRMIADATDLPVNADLENCGADDPKTAAKAIARAAEAGCVGGSIEDSTGNPRAPIYDFQLAVERVQAAVEAARALPFPFTLTARAENFLHGRKDLDDTIKRLQAFEAAGADVLYSPGVHDIDTIRTVVSSVGKPFNLVMGFADPTLTLQKLSEAGVKRISVGGAMARYALAAFLRSAREMKDHGAFTYVREMAPIKEVRAAFR; encoded by the coding sequence ATGCGAACCCAGATGGAAAAAGCCGAAGCGTTCCGCGCGCTGCATGCGCGCCCCGGCGCCTTCATCATTCCCAATCCCTGGGACGCCGGCACGGCAAAGCTGCTCGCCGCGATGGGGTTCGAGGCGCTCGCGACCACGAGCCTCGGCCTTGCCAATACGCTCGGCAGCGCCACTGTCAGCCTCGATGCCATCATCGAGAACTGCCGGATGATTGCCGACGCCACCGACCTGCCCGTCAACGCCGACCTGGAAAATTGCGGCGCCGACGATCCGAAGACCGCGGCGAAAGCGATCGCGCGCGCGGCCGAAGCAGGCTGCGTCGGCGGCTCGATCGAGGATTCGACCGGCAATCCTCGCGCGCCGATCTACGATTTCCAGCTCGCGGTCGAACGCGTGCAGGCGGCCGTCGAAGCGGCGCGTGCGCTCCCCTTCCCGTTCACGCTGACGGCGCGCGCGGAGAATTTCCTGCACGGCCGCAAAGATCTCGACGACACCATCAAGCGCCTGCAGGCGTTCGAGGCGGCTGGCGCCGACGTATTGTATTCGCCCGGCGTTCACGACATCGACACCATCCGCACCGTGGTGTCGTCGGTCGGCAAGCCGTTCAACCTGGTGATGGGCTTTGCCGACCCGACGCTGACGCTTCAGAAACTCTCCGAAGCCGGTGTCAAGCGCATCAGCGTCGGCGGCGCGATGGCCCGCTACGCGCTTGCCGCCTTCCTAAGGAGCGCCCGCGAGATGAAGGATCACGGCGCATTCACCTATGTGCGCGAGATGGCGCCGATCAAGGAAGTGCGGGCCGCGTTCAGGTGA
- a CDS encoding LysR family transcriptional regulator, whose amino-acid sequence MDSDALLTFLTVHRRGGISSAAKVLHRSQPAISRRIALLERELGVPLFERIAGRTMLSDAGRVMVPYAERAVAAAQDAENAVRALARPNSGPIALAVVGTLAGGRLSAILKRFAAEHPEVELSLRTATSAEVSDLIRRGEATIGLRYDRDRSRDLDCELLFAERLQVVCAPEHPRAGRRVARLADLSGERWIAFPVVPGRREITASHVFALFQTHGLGEIDWTPVDSLTAQKRLVEAGLGIALLSESNAAEELRYGTIAAIGVRDLKASHDVVTVTRRGGFLSAAARRLMEIVRREYSKTRVANSE is encoded by the coding sequence ATGGACAGCGATGCGCTTCTGACCTTCCTGACCGTTCATCGCCGCGGCGGCATTTCGAGCGCGGCAAAGGTGCTGCACCGCTCGCAGCCGGCGATCTCGCGGCGCATTGCGCTTTTGGAGCGGGAGCTCGGCGTGCCGCTGTTCGAGCGGATCGCGGGGCGCACGATGCTGAGCGATGCCGGGAGGGTGATGGTGCCGTATGCCGAGCGCGCGGTCGCAGCAGCCCAGGATGCGGAGAATGCGGTTCGCGCGCTGGCGCGGCCGAATTCAGGGCCGATTGCGCTCGCGGTGGTCGGCACGCTGGCCGGCGGGCGGCTGTCGGCGATCTTGAAACGCTTCGCGGCGGAACACCCCGAGGTCGAATTGAGCCTGCGCACCGCAACCAGCGCGGAGGTCAGCGATCTGATCCGGCGCGGCGAGGCGACCATCGGCCTGCGCTACGACCGCGACCGCTCGCGCGATCTTGATTGCGAATTGCTGTTTGCCGAACGGTTGCAGGTGGTGTGCGCGCCGGAACATCCGCGCGCCGGCCGCCGTGTGGCAAGGCTCGCCGATCTCAGCGGCGAGCGCTGGATCGCATTTCCCGTGGTGCCGGGGCGGCGCGAGATCACCGCGTCACATGTGTTTGCGCTGTTTCAAACGCATGGATTGGGTGAAATCGACTGGACGCCGGTCGACAGCCTGACCGCGCAGAAGCGCCTGGTCGAAGCCGGCCTCGGCATCGCGCTGCTGTCGGAGAGCAATGCCGCGGAAGAACTGCGCTACGGGACGATCGCTGCGATCGGCGTGCGTGATCTCAAGGCGAGCCACGACGTCGTGACAGTAACGCGCCGCGGCGGATTTTTGAGCGCGGCGGCGCGGCGATTGATGGAGATCGTTCGCAGGGAATATTCAAAGACGCGAGTGGCGAATAGCGAGTAG
- a CDS encoding DUF1476 domain-containing protein translates to MTTFDKREEGFEKKFALDEEQKFKAEVRRNKLLGLWAAEKLGLSGDAATAYSKEVVAADFEEAGDKDVQNKVVKDLTAKGVAVTATEVRVKMDELMAQAAAQVKAGT, encoded by the coding sequence ATGACCACTTTCGACAAGCGCGAGGAAGGTTTTGAGAAGAAATTCGCCCTCGACGAGGAGCAGAAGTTCAAGGCTGAGGTTCGCCGCAACAAGCTGCTCGGTCTTTGGGCAGCCGAGAAGCTCGGCCTGTCGGGCGATGCCGCCACGGCTTATTCCAAGGAAGTGGTCGCCGCCGATTTCGAGGAAGCCGGCGACAAGGACGTCCAGAACAAGGTGGTGAAGGATTTGACCGCCAAGGGCGTCGCCGTCACCGCCACCGAGGTCCGCGTCAAGATGGACGAGCTGATGGCGCAGGCCGCCGCCCAGGTGAAGGCGGGGACCTGA
- the purC gene encoding phosphoribosylaminoimidazolesuccinocarboxamide synthase, with product MSRRRRIYEGKAKVLYEGPEPGTLIQHFKDDATAFNAKKHQVIEGKGVLNNRISEYLFQHLNDIGVPTHFIRRLNMREQLIREVEIVPLEVVVRNVAAGSLSQRLGIEEGTQLPRSIIEFYYKNDQLNDPMVSEEHITAFGWATPQEIDDIMALAIRVNDFLTGLFLGIGIRLVDFKMECGRLFENEMMRIIVADEISPDSCRLWDIKSNEKLDKDRFRRDLGGLLEAYTEVAKRLGILMENERPAGTGPVLVKS from the coding sequence ATGAGCCGTCGACGCCGCATTTATGAAGGCAAGGCCAAGGTCCTGTATGAAGGTCCGGAGCCGGGAACCCTGATCCAGCACTTCAAGGACGATGCGACCGCGTTCAATGCGAAGAAACACCAGGTGATCGAGGGCAAGGGCGTCCTCAACAACCGGATTTCGGAGTACCTGTTTCAGCACCTCAACGACATCGGGGTGCCGACCCATTTCATCCGCCGCCTCAACATGCGCGAGCAGTTGATTCGCGAGGTCGAGATCGTGCCGCTGGAAGTGGTGGTGCGGAACGTCGCCGCCGGCTCGCTGTCGCAGCGCCTCGGCATCGAGGAGGGCACCCAGCTGCCGCGCTCGATCATCGAGTTCTATTACAAGAACGACCAGCTCAACGACCCCATGGTGTCGGAAGAGCACATCACCGCGTTCGGCTGGGCGACGCCGCAGGAAATCGACGACATCATGGCGCTCGCCATTCGCGTCAACGACTTCCTCACCGGGCTGTTTCTCGGCATCGGCATCCGTCTGGTCGATTTCAAGATGGAATGCGGCCGGCTGTTCGAGAACGAGATGATGCGGATCATCGTCGCCGACGAAATCTCTCCCGACTCATGCCGGCTGTGGGATATCAAGTCGAACGAGAAGCTCGACAAGGACCGTTTCCGCCGCGACCTCGGTGGCCTGCTGGAAGCCTATACCGAGGTGGCAAAGCGTCTGGGCATCCTGATGGAGAACGAGCGTCCGGCCGGTACCGGTCCGGTGCTGGTGAAGAGCTGA
- the purS gene encoding phosphoribosylformylglycinamidine synthase subunit PurS has product MKARVTVTLKSGILDPQGKAIEGALKSLGVDGVASVRQGKVFDIELSGADKAKAEAALKDAADKLLANTVIENYRVEVLG; this is encoded by the coding sequence GTGAAGGCACGCGTTACCGTTACGTTGAAGTCAGGCATTCTCGACCCGCAGGGCAAGGCCATCGAAGGCGCGCTGAAATCGCTCGGCGTCGATGGCGTCGCCAGCGTCCGCCAGGGCAAGGTGTTCGACATCGAGCTCTCGGGCGCCGACAAGGCCAAGGCAGAGGCGGCGTTGAAGGATGCCGCCGACAAGCTGTTGGCGAACACGGTGATCGAGAATTACCGGGTCGAAGTTCTGGGATGA
- the purQ gene encoding phosphoribosylformylglycinamidine synthase subunit PurQ: MKSAVLVFPGINRERDMARALKLASGQEAAMVWHADTALPKGTDLVVVPGGFSYGDYLRCGAIAARAPVMDAVRKFAADGGLVLGVCNGFQILCEAGLLPGVLMRNARLKFICQDVHLRVERSDTPFTRGYNAGQVIRVPVAHGEGNYEADEETVKRLVGEGRVLYRYCSADGVVDEESNINGAAESIAGIVNERGNVLGMMPHPENHVEDIMGCTDGRGLFAGLAAHLEKAA; the protein is encoded by the coding sequence ATGAAATCCGCCGTTCTCGTCTTTCCCGGAATCAATCGCGAGCGCGATATGGCGCGCGCGCTCAAGCTGGCCTCCGGCCAGGAGGCCGCGATGGTCTGGCATGCCGACACCGCGCTGCCAAAGGGGACCGATCTCGTGGTCGTGCCCGGCGGGTTCTCCTATGGCGATTACCTGCGCTGCGGCGCCATCGCCGCCCGCGCGCCTGTGATGGACGCCGTGCGCAAATTCGCAGCCGACGGCGGCCTCGTGCTCGGCGTCTGCAACGGCTTCCAGATTCTCTGCGAAGCGGGCTTGCTGCCCGGCGTGCTGATGCGCAATGCGCGGCTGAAATTCATCTGCCAAGATGTGCATCTGCGGGTCGAGCGCTCGGATACGCCGTTCACGCGCGGCTACAACGCCGGCCAGGTCATTCGCGTGCCCGTCGCGCATGGCGAGGGCAATTACGAAGCCGACGAAGAGACGGTGAAGCGTCTGGTAGGCGAGGGGCGGGTGCTCTATCGCTATTGCTCTGCTGACGGCGTTGTCGACGAGGAGTCCAACATCAACGGCGCCGCGGAGTCGATCGCCGGCATCGTCAACGAGCGCGGCAATGTGCTCGGCATGATGCCGCATCCGGAAAACCACGTCGAAGACATCATGGGCTGCACCGACGGCCGCGGCCTGTTCGCAGGCCTTGCCGCGCATCTGGAAAAAGCAGCGTGA